The Fusarium falciforme chromosome 10, complete sequence DNA segment GCTCACGATGCATCGGTTGGTGGCTATTCCGGTATGGAGAGTCTTGACAAGCAACACGATCGGGAACTTGAGCCTACGGGGCGGGAGGTGCTGTTTCTCGAGTTTCTCGATGGCGATCTGAAGCGTCAGGTCCCCAGTAAGGCGGGGGAACCGACGAACCCAAACAGAAGGCTAAGAGCAGAGCAGCTGAGGATGCCTGTCTTCAGCCAGAAGCAGATGACGAACCTCATTGAGAGGCGGAACCAAAAGTTTGCGAATGCCATTAATGTCTTTCTGAACAAGTGTGTCGAAGACAAACTGGACCCGCAAGAGACCCTTGCAGAACGGACAAAGAGTCACATCCCGATGCCATCAACGAACGAAGACTTTGCCCCAGAGAAGGCAGCAGACACCATACCGGAGAGTATTCCAAAAGAACGGAAGTCAATACCTGAGATTGTTCAAGATCTCAAAGACAGCCCGTGGTATACGGGACAGATCGTCCCAGATGGACATCGAGTATTTGAGCAACAGGAACCCGTCTATGGCGATCTTAACTTTCTACTGAGTCAGGATCTGGTGAATGCTCTGTATAACGCCAAAGGGATCACTCAGTTCTATGCACATCAATCAGAAGCTCTCAACAGTCTTCATGATGGCCAGCATGTCGTTGTGTCAACTTCAACAAGCTCTGGAAAGAGTCTAATCTACCAACTTCCAGTGCTCTACGCCCTTGAGCAAGATTACAACTCCAGAGCCATGTACATTTTCCCGACGAAAGCTTTGGCACAGGACCAGAAGCGGAGCttgaaggagatgatgggttACATGCCTGGTCTCGAAGAGACCATGGTCGAGACATTTGACGGAGATACTCCTATGACCGATCGAAACATGATTCGAGAGCAAGCCAGGATCATCTTTACCAACCCGGACATGCTTCATATCACGATCCTACCTCAGGAGGAGCGCTGGAGGTCATTCCTGAAGAATCTTAAGTACGTTGTTGGTAAGTGCCTAGGACAAGTGCTTATGTGGTGAGGCAGCACTAATATCAGCTTACAGTGGACGAGTTGCACTACTACAACGGCCAAATGGGATCCCACATGTCATTTATCATGCGAAGGCTGAGGCGAATTTGTGCTGCCGTGGGAAACCGACGCGTCAAGTTTATCTCTTGCTCAGCCACGGTAGCCAACCCGGAGCAGCATTTCAAGACGATATTTGGCATTGACAACGTTCGCCTGATAGATTTCGATGGGTCCCCATCTGGACGGAAAGAGTTTCTCTGCTGGAACACGCCCTACAAGGACCCTGGTGACCCTGCTTCTGGACGCGGCAGTGCCAAGTTCGAGTGTGCGCGTCTCTTCTGTGCCCTTATGTTGAGGGGTGTGAGGATCATTGCATTCTGCAGGGTCAGAGCCCAATGTGAGGTGCTGGTTAGCGCCATCAAGCAAGAATTGGAGGCCTTGGGGCGCCCAGAATGCATCAACCTCGTGATGGGATACCGTGGCGGTTATACGGCACAGGACAGACGCAGGATTGAGACTGAAATGTTTCAGGGTCAGCTCCTGGGAATTGTCGCGACTACGGCGCTGGAACTAGGCATCGACATTGGCTCATTGGACTGTGTCATGACCTGGGGTTTCCCGTATACTATTGCCAATCTGCGTCAACAGAGCGGCAGGGCTGGACGCCGCAACAAGGATTCGCTGTCAATCCTGGTTGGCGACGGGTTTGCTACCGACCAACACTATATGCAGAACCCGGACGAGCTATTTACAAAGCCCAACTGCGAGCTGCAGGTTGACCTGGAGAATATGCTGGTGCGTGAAGGCCACATCCAGTGTGCGGCTTACGAGATGCCCATACGCCCAAATGAAGACAGAAAGTACTTCGGCAAAGACTTGCCGAAGATCTGCGAAGAGCGCTTGCTGAGGGATGAGATGGGGTTCTACCACTGCCACGATCGATTTCGACCAATCCCTGCAAAGTACGTTGCTATTCGAGACACGGAAGATGAGCATTTTGCTATTATCGACATTACAAACGGCCGGAACGTCGTGTTGGAAGAGCTGGAGGCCTCCAGAGCGACATTTACCATCTACGACGGTGCCATCTTCCTTCACCAGGGCAACCCGTACCTTGTACGAGATTTCCTCCCTGACAAGAGGATGGCCAAGGTGGAAAGGGTCAAGGTAGACTGGACAACTGTGCAGCGCGACTATACTGATATTGACCCTACTGAGACGGAAGCCATCAGGACTATCCCGGGGTCACGCTCACATGCCTACTATGGTACTATCAAGATTCAGCAGAACGTATTTGGTTTCTTCAAGGTCGACCGGAAGGGACGGGTACTTGACGCAGTGCAAGTGGACAACCCGCCAGTAATTCGTTTCAGCAAAGGGATGTGGCTTGACGTCCCCAAGAAGGCCATTGATATCCTTCAGGCAAGACGGCTTCATGTGGCAGCCGGGATTCATGCAGCAGAACATGCCATCATGAGTCTACTACCGACGTTCGTCGTCAGCATGCCCGGCGATGTACGAACCGAGTGTAAGATTGCGGCAAAGGAGTTTGCAAAAAAAGACACTCAGAGAAAGCGGCCAGCGCGGTTGACATTCTACGACGCCAAAGGAGGCGCAGGAGGGTCAGGTATCAGCACCAAAGCTTTCGATCATATCGACCAGCTGCTGCGGGATGCCCTGCAGCGAGTTGAAGGTTGTCGGTGTGAGCGAGGCTGTGTGGAATGTGTAGCATCAGAGTTGTGTAAGGAAGCTAACGAGGTGATGAGCAAGGCAGGAAGCCAGGTGGTTCTCAAGACCCTGCTAAACATGGAAGTGGACGTGGACGAGCTACCGATGGGTCCGGAGCTGAACACACCGGTGGGGATCGAGACGGTGGTGGTCGCAGAGGCTGTGCCATACCGGACCAAAGATGCAGTGTTTGGGAACAAGCCGGCAGTGCAGGAGAGCCAAGGCGAGTCTGGGGACGTTTCTGGGGACGCTGCCAAGCCAGGAGGTTCTGCAACTCCAGATGGCGACGGGGGGTTTGAGAGGTGGCTTGGGGCTTCGATGTAAGCATATGGACTTtttgggggggggggcaCCAGGGCGAAGCTAGCGTAGGACGGACGGAACACGGCACGTTGGTACGAATGAGGCGAGTTACCCCTGTCAGGATTGAGGAACAAGCTTTTTTGAGTTCCGGTGCTAGACAGCCAAATGATGGCGGGCTAGTTGGCGAGATATGATTTGGTCTAGGCCTTGGGATTAGTGTAGAAACAAGATTGAGGTTTGGAGATTGCAGCAGGAGAGCGGCGTGGAAAGAAGAGAGTGATGGATGAAGCGATCAACACAAGTTGCTCAACATGCaatgatgtcgtcgtcgagcgGCAGTTGATGTACATGCTCCTTGTCAGGGTGAGATTGTGACGTAGCGCTGGCGATCTCGTGCATGCCCAAAAGCCAAGGCTGTGCCAAGCAATCTTAACCCAGGACCCGAAAAACAACGGCTGGGCCCGTTGTGGCTGGTCATAGACGCCCGCAGATTTGCCCTGGCGCCTGTTGCTGGAAAGATGGAATGAGGAGCCGAGACGAGACCGCTGGAGATGCCGAGCTCTGTGTTGAGTTGGGCTTCATGCTGTGGTGGAGAAGGGAAAAGGATTCAGAGGCCTACAGGAGCACGTCGTCTGGCGGTCCATGCAGCTAAACTTGGCAGGGACGGGACAACAATTCGTTGACCGCATCCACAACCTCGAATCATCCCGACGTCCTCTCATTGGCATCGGGTCTATTGGATCAAGCCATCAATGAACTTGCAGGGGCCAGACCCTTTGACCCGCCAAGACCCAGACACTGCGCCCAGAAAGGGGACCAAGGGCCAGCGCAGGATGGGGGCCCCAGGGTGAAACAACATTCAGCTCGGCAACGAATGGTCACTCAACGCAACGAAAAAAGACCAAAGTGCATTCATGCCACATGGTGGTGCCGTCTTGGCAACCATAGCTAAAGATGGGGGATCCAAAAGTCAGACTATCCTTGCTTGCGCTTTCCTCGGGTCAAGCGGCCTCCTCCCTCCTGCCTGCCCTGCCAGTTATATCATGGACGAGGGCTGCGCACTAAAGCACGCTTTCGTTCCAGCCATGGTGGTTGTCCTCTCTTAAGCTTAACAAGCAAGAATTCGACCGCCACAACTCAAACACGGGCGCTACGCATCCCGGAGCGGTCTGGTCTACACCTACTTTCGTCGTGTCTCGAAACGACTGGCCCCAGAATCAGGCCCGGCTCCCTCCCATCCCCTCCCCCCGGAGATTGGCCCGTACATATACCAAGTCGTCATGCCTCAACAATCCCCGCCCCCTTCGCCCTCGCGGGAGGCATATTACCCCCTTACCAACCTGCGAGACACTGGGAGTGAGGACCGCACCCTTCCTGCGCCCACCACCTACGACGAgttcaagaagagcaagaagatggACCACTACACCAGGACCACGCGATGGATCAAGCCTGCTGGCGAGAGTGGCCGCAAGGGCTTCCATCCTATACACTTTACCAAGATCTCGTTCAAGTCGACGAGTCGAGCTAGTTTGCTCTGCAACTTGTTCTGGCCTGTTGTACCTGCTGCCATTGCTGTTCGCTGTAAGTCGAGAGTTccatgatggtgttgaactcGATTGTTAACATGGCTCGACTAGATGCTCTTCCCGACCACCACACCCTCATCTTTATTCTCGCCTACATCGCCATGGTCCCTTGTGCCAACATGATTGGTTTTGCCGGCCAAGAACTCGCCCGAAAGCTGCCTCATGTTTTTGGCGTCCTCACTGAGATCACGTATGGCTGTATCATCATTTCCCCCACAGCTCATACTAATTGCTTCCAGTATCGGCTCCATTGTCGAAATTGTTCTTTTCATGGTCCTTCTAAACAAGAACATGTACTTCGTTATCAAGGCCGCCATCCTGGGTTCCATCCTTGCCACTATGCTTTTCTGCCTGGGCGCCTGCTTCTTTGTGGGTGGACTgctggaggaggaacagACATTCAACGAGGCGATTAGCGAAGCCGGAAGCGGTTTGCTCTTCACTGCGTACGTTTCACCGGAGCCATGTTGTATACTGAATTATCAGCAACTAACACGTCACCAGCGGTGTCGTTCTCGCACTACCAACCGTTTTCGAGCATGGTCGATTTGCCGGCAATAACGACACGGATGCAGAGGTTGAGCACCAGACGCTGCAGATCTCTCGTGTCATCTCGATCCTTCTCATCATTGCCTACATCGTCTACGTCTTTTTCCAGACGCGAACTCACCACGGTATCTACGACGCCATTTTCGAGCACGACGAGCACCGTGACAAGGACAAGCACAAGGACgttgacaaggccaagctcaccCTGACCGAGTGTATCCTTGCGCTGGC contains these protein-coding regions:
- a CDS encoding Vacuolar calcium ion transporter — translated: MPQQSPPPSPSREAYYPLTNLRDTGSEDRTLPAPTTYDEFKKSKKMDHYTRTTRWIKPAGESGRKGFHPIHFTKISFKSTSRASLLCNLFWPVVPAAIAVRYALPDHHTLIFILAYIAMVPCANMIGFAGQELARKLPHVFGVLTEITIGSIVEIVLFMVLLNKNMYFVIKAAILGSILATMLFCLGACFFVGGLLEEEQTFNEAISEAGSGLLFTAGVVLALPTVFEHGRFAGNNDTDAEVEHQTLQISRVISILLIIAYIVYVFFQTRTHHGIYDAIFEHDEHRDKDKHKDVDKAKLTLTECILALAVSVALVSLMAVILVLQIHHVIERGDVSDAFMGLILVPFVEKFAEHLTAVDEAWDNQMNFALSHVLGATLQTALFNAPLAVIVSWGLGKELDLNFDVFNLVMLILGILTVGRFLQDQKSNYLEGFLLMVLYVAIAVGAWYYPDPVEHGASSGSEGASEGGH